The Lactuca sativa cultivar Salinas chromosome 2, Lsat_Salinas_v11, whole genome shotgun sequence genome includes a window with the following:
- the LOC111900265 gene encoding double-stranded RNA-binding protein 2 — protein MPEPEKVDASSQPLATGMQQQLYKRLLNEQVQKLRKQVPVYQTNNEGAGHQPKFRTTIWIDGVKYTSPNTFHNRKLAETDASKFTLFAIRQKLKDEALNHLCEDKIFCKAILMEYAVRMNTQRPTYQTTQLGSSPPVFRCCLVFNGASFTGDDCRSKKEAEQSAARAVILKYLESETGIMLSEIIKSKFNHIPTKDIQIAQSDTNVVNGLVALNEAKSNEVTKIPLLITTTTSTSTPVNITQTLETPIIPVSTSTLPTYSPPLMTPQIPTQTTTPVSTVLAQTPLIQSIQTPTQTTPVPIQTPPVVVGTTFSNVVQQDTAIPVTQTPTQTLSMPTVMAQTPTPNVLAQTPSISVTSIAPYNPAIQVSNNSSNSVAQPINSEALLPPVTVAASSLPVSTPVTGKKRKNKNKKNAQKRMRAENQVAMSAMFHGQVPTFSAQ, from the exons ATGCCGGAGCCGGAGAAAGTCGACGCTTCGTCTCAGCCTTTAGCCACCG GAATGCAACAACAATTATACAAACGTCTTCTGAATGAACAGGTTCAAAAGCTAAGGAAACAAGTTCCAGTATATCAAACTAACAATGAAGGAGCTGGACATCAACCAAAATTCAGAACTACCATTTGGATTGATGGAGTGAAATACACATCCCCAAACACATTTCACAACCGTAAACTGGCCGAGACAGATGCTTCTAAATTCACACTTTTTGCTATAAGACAGAAGCTAAAAGACGAAGCATTGAATCATCTTTGTGAG GATAAAATTTTCTGCAAGGCTATTCTTATGGAATATGCTGTGAGGATGAATACACAGAGACCGACTTATCAGACAACTCAATTGGGGTCATCACCTCCAGTTTTCCGTTGTTGTTTGGTTTTTAATGGCGCTTCTTTTACTGGAGATGACTGTAGAAGCAAGAAGGAAGCTGAACAGTCTGCAGCACGTGCTGTTATTTTGAAATACTTAG AGTCTGAAACAGGAATCATGTTGTCAGAGATAATTAAGTCTAAGTTCAATCATATTCCAACAAAGGATATTCAAATTGCTCAGAGTGACACCAATGTGGTAAATGGCCTTGTTGCATTGAATGAGGCAAAAAGCAATGAAGTAACCAAAATCCCTTTACTCATTACTACTACTACTTCTACTTCTACCCCTGTAAACATAACTCAAACCCTAGAAACACCAATTATCCCAGTGTCTACATCTACACTTCCAACTTACTCACCACCCTTAATGACTCCACAAATACCCACTCAAACCACCACCCCAGTGTCTACAGTTTTGGCACAGACCCCATTAATCCAATCCATTCAGACACCCACTCAAACTACTCCTGTGCCTATACAGACTCCTCCGGTTGTTGTTGGAACTACTTTTTCTAATGTAGTTCAACAAGACACTGCTATCCCTGTAACACAAACACCCACTCAAACTCTTTCAATGCCTACAGTCATGGCACAAACACCAACTCCAAATGTTTTGGCACAAACCCCCTCGATTTCTGTAACAAGTATTGCGCCTTATAATCCTGCAATTCAGGTTTCTAATAATAGTAGTAATAGTGTAGCTCAACCAATAAACTCAGAGGCCTTGCTGCCACCTGTAACTGTTGCTGCTTCTTCACTTCCAGTATCGACTCCAGTTActggtaagaagaggaaaaataaaaacaagaaaaatGCCCAAAAGAGAATGCGAGCTGAGAATCA GGTGGCAATGTCTGCCATGTTTCATGGTCAAGTTCCCACTTTTTCTGCACAATAA